AGCGCCAGGTGCTGAGGGAGCGGAGCGCGTTGCCGATGATCAGCCCGTGGCGGGTGTCCCCGTTGCTGTAGTGACCGAGTTCGTGGCCGAGCAGGGCGATTCGCTCCTGCGGGGTGAGGATCTCCCAGAGCGGCATGCCGATCGTCAACAGCCGGCGACCGCGTATCCCGTACGTCGTCACGCTCGCGTTCAACTCGGTGCTGATGGCGACCGTGTCGACTCCGCGGGTACCCGCGACGACGGCGATCTCGTCGATCAGCGCGAAGAGCGCGGGCGCGTCGGTGCGGGTCAGCAGGGGCTGATCATCGGGCAGTTCGGAGAAGCGCGGCCGCAACGTCCAGGTGAGCACCGCGAGGACCAGGCCGAGGACCATCCCGGCGCCGCCCCACCCGGTGACGAGAAACCACATCGCGCCGACGGCCAGGGCCACGGTGACTCCGTGCACCGTGAGCGCGATCAGGTAGGCCGCGAGGCCGGCGGCGTCGCGTCGCGGGCGCAGCGTCTCTCCGGCGGCCACTTCGGCGGCCAGGCGCTCGCCGTGACGGCGGGCGAGTCTTCGCCGCCGTCTCTCCAGCCGCCCCGGCTCCTCACCGGGCCGCTCCGGATCCACGTTCCAGTCGCACCCGGCACACCAGGTGGTGAACCGCCCGTCCACCCGAATCCCGGCCCCGCACTGCGGGCACGGCTGCGTTGTCTCTCCGGCCTGCCCGCTGGTCCCGACGCTGGTACTCACTCGGCGATCTCCCATCCCCCGGCCCCTCCCCAGAGGCCACTCCGTTCGTGACGCCACAGCTGATCATTCCGCGGGCAGCACGTAAAGCTTTTTTGGGGCTGTGACGTGCGAATACCGCGGCGACCACGCGTCTGGAGGGGCGCTGCCGACTACGCGAACGGCTTCAAGGGCGGGGGCGGCCGGGTTTTCCGTGGCGGACCGTGGCCAGCAGTGAGTGGAGGCCCGCACGGGGGACGGCGATCGCGGTTGCGGGGTGGTCGGATTCGCGGAGGCGGAGGGTTCCGTCGGGCGCGATGGCGAGTTCCAGGCAGTTGTTTCCCTCACTGCTGAAGGACGACTTCTGCCAGTGAAAACAGGGCACTTGTGGCCTTTCAAAGGACGCTGATGATCTCGCGGATCAGTTGTCGGGAGGAGGCTGCCTCAAGAGCTACGGACGTGGGTGGTCCGGAGCGCCTGCGCCTACGAGCGGCCGGTTATCCCCTGGCGGACGGCGACCAGCAGTGAGTGGAGGCCTGCGGAGCCGAGGGCGAGCGTGGTCGTCGGGTCGTCGGACTCGCGGAGGCGGAGTTCGCCGTCGGGGGTGGTGGCCAGTTCCAGGCAGTTGCTGGCCTCGCTGCTGAATGAGGACTTCTGCCAGCGCAGTTCGGTCATGACGGGTCCTTTTGTAGATCTGCGATCAGTCCGTGGATGAAGTCGCGCGATTCCGGGGCAGTGAGTGACAGCTGCTCCATGCGGCCCATGATTGTTCGGTACTTCTCCAACTGGGCCTCCGCGTGCAGGAACTCCGAGCCGTGTTCCGTGTCCAACTGCACGGTGTCCAACTGTGGGTGCGGACCGTGGGCGATGACCACGGTCTGGCCCGCGCCGGGGAAGATTCCGGCCGAGAAGGGGAGCACGAGGACGGTCACGTTCTCGCGCTCGCTCATCTGCGCAATGTGCGCCAACTGGTCGCGCATGACGTTGGGGCCTCCGAATCGCATACGCAGAGCCGCCTCGTGGATGATCCCGGCGTACTGCGTCGGGCTGTCGCCGTAGAGAATCCCCTGGCGCTTGATCCGGTGGGACAGCCGGTGCTCGATCTTCGGAGGCGGCAGGCTGGGCACGTTCTGCTGAAAGACCAGGCGTGCGTAGTCCGCGGTCTGAAGCAGGCCGGGCAGATGCGTGAACTGAACCGTACGCAGTGCCTTCGCGTGCTCTTCCATCTCCGAGAGGTCCAGCAGGACCGGAGGGAGGAGATCCCTGTAGTCGTCCCACCAGTTGCGGGAGCGCCCGGCCGTCATGGCCGCGAGCGCGTCGATGTAGGACTCATCGCAGCATTCGTACCCGTGGGCGAATGCTCGAACACGATCGGCGCTGACACCGAACCGTCCGGACTCGATGTTGCTGATACGGGCCGGATCGATGCCCAGTTTCTGTCCCGCCTCACGGGAGTTGAGGCCCGCGCGCTCACGGAGTTTGCGCATTTCAGCGCCTAGGCGCTGCTGCCTAACGGTGGCTGAAGGCCTTGGTGGCATCGCGGCTTCACTCCAATAAGTTGCCGTGTTCGGTAGCAGTATTGCAACCACGTGCTCTACTTTCAGTGTGCGGTCAGTCACTCAACGTGGTGCAGGAGCCCCGGAAGTGCACCGCACCAGCGACAGAGCCACCGCCCGCGTCACCTGACTGCATCCATCAACCCCTGTATCGCACCAAGGAGTTACGGACGTGACCGAACTCGCCCTGCATCACCTCGCCGACTCGCCCCTCGACGGCGACTGGGAGTACGCGCTACGGATTCCCAACTCGCTGCTCGGGCCGGGCATCGTCCGGGCCCACGTGCGGGCCGTGCTCACCCGGTATCAGGTGAGTTCCGGCGTCCTTGACAATGCCCAACTCGTCGCGTCGGAGCTGGTCACCAACTCCCTCTCCTGTACGCGGGATTCCGTAGCCGTGCGGCTCACGCGGACCGACGGGCGGCTGCGGCTCAGCGTGTGGGACAGCAGTCCGTATCCTCCACCGCGTCCGCCGGGGGCCGGGCCCGACGACGAGTCCGGGCGCGGGCTCTGGCTCACACGGGCGTGTGCCGACGACTGGGGTCATCACCTCGTGATCAACGGGCGGCGTGACGGCGGCGGCAAGGAGGTGTGGGCGGAATGGCGCGCTCCGAGCCCGGACTTTGCCCTGTAGGCGTGGGTTCGGCGAGGTAATGCTTCCAACCGCCCCTGCCCTCGATGGGACCTGTTGCGGAGGCTTCAGTACTCTTCAGGCTGATTGGGGGAGGCGAAGCCGGTGGTCCGTGCGCGAATTGCCCTCGGGCTGCTGGCGGTTGTCGTCGGCACGGTCTGGCTGCTGGGTGGAGGGTCGGCCGTCCGGTCGGGCGGGCAGTGGGCGCTGTCGGCGCTGCCGTACGGCCTTGCTGTGGTGGGGCTTCTGCTGATTCTGCGGGCAGCCGTGCCCAGAGGGTTGCTGGTCGGGCCCGTCCTTCTCCTTGCGGGGGGCGGGCTGTGGGCCGCTTACAACGCGGGTGCCTTCGACGAGTCGTCGGCCGACCGAGTATGGCCGCTCGTTGTCATCGCCCTCGGAATGGCGCTCTCTCTGGGCGTTCGAACCGAATCGCGTCGTCCTGGGGAAGAACATCCGCTGCGCCGGTACCGAAGCGTGCTGGTTCCGGTTGACCGACGCGTTGTCACCACGACGGTTCCCTTGCAGAGCTTGACGGTGAGCTCGTACTTCGGGAACGCCGTGATCGATCTGTCCGGTGCGCAGTTCATGGGTGTCACGGCGATCAATGACCCGGCCCGCGCGATCGAGGTGGACATAACTGTGCTCTTCGGCCGGGTCGAACTCGTCGTCGGGCCATACTGTGCGGTAGTGAAGGGCAATGTGGAGAGCTCACCGGCCGTACACTTCGCGGACCGTATCGTGGTGTATCCGAATATTGCCGAGTACCTGAGTGAGGGGAGACCTCGCTATCCGCACCGGCTCGTTCTGAACGTGCTAGGTCTGGGCGGATCCGTCGCGATCAGTTCGCTGTAGGACGTCCTGGTCGTCCGACGGATGGGTCATCGGGTCATGTTGCAACTCGAAACTATTGTCGAGCCGTTGCTGGTTGTCGGCGGCGAGGAATGTGGAAATCCTGCGGTTCAGATCTACAAACTCGTTGGTGTCTGTCGGAAGCTCGTAATGGAAAGCCCTGATCAGGTCGAAGCGGTGCAAGTCGAAGACCGTGCTGAGCAGAGTGCCGTGGTAGATGGCCGCCGCGACAGCTCCTCTGTACGCCAGAAGGGCCATGCTGGCGGGTGCCAGGGGGAGTAGTGACCAGAGGTCGAGCCGCACAACGAGCGGCAGCATCGCGACAGTTGTCACGAGTAGCGTTACGCATAAGGACGCCGTGGCCGAGATGAGGTCCATCTGCTGGTTGACGGCGCTCTGCAGCCGAGGGGACGTGAACGGGTAGAGCCGTGGCCCGATGGTCGGCATGTCCAGACCGTAGCGGTCACCCGAAAGCCGCTCACCACGCCTGAGAGCATTTCCGAGCAGAGTAGGCATCAGCTCTCCATCGGGATCTCTGCTGATCAGATTCGCAAGGGCTCGCGTTTCCATGGGGTAGCCGCGTCGGATTCGCCGGGATCTGGCGACCGCACGGGATCTTCTGGCGTCGGTCCGGTCCTGGACGGCAAGCTCGCTGAGTGGACGCAGAGACGGCAGGGGAGGAAAGGTGGCATCGGGCGCGCTGCCATGGGCCACGTCCAGGATTGCGCGGTTCCGGCGCCGTCTGTGCCGC
This sequence is a window from Streptomyces ortus. Protein-coding genes within it:
- a CDS encoding M48 family metallopeptidase produces the protein MSTSVGTSGQAGETTQPCPQCGAGIRVDGRFTTWCAGCDWNVDPERPGEEPGRLERRRRRLARRHGERLAAEVAAGETLRPRRDAAGLAAYLIALTVHGVTVALAVGAMWFLVTGWGGAGMVLGLVLAVLTWTLRPRFSELPDDQPLLTRTDAPALFALIDEIAVVAGTRGVDTVAISTELNASVTTYGIRGRRLLTIGMPLWEILTPQERIALLGHELGHYSNGDTRHGLIIGNALRSLSTWRYYVAPTPNPTLVEAFVNLVFFLPRALLQGLLMLLDRLTLRATQRAEYLADSMAARAGSTDAAASVMNRFLVLDSAETMLRRETNAQQVSRRGTADRQPWQGLWERLGAHMDSVPQSEYERQRRAAILRGHSVDTTHPPTHLRHQCLLAVPPLPATVTTDGDTESRIATELTAPATTTAQRIVKHGLGR
- a CDS encoding DUF397 domain-containing protein — its product is MPCFHWQKSSFSSEGNNCLELAIAPDGTLRLRESDHPATAIAVPRAGLHSLLATVRHGKPGRPRP
- a CDS encoding DUF397 domain-containing protein, producing MTELRWQKSSFSSEASNCLELATTPDGELRLRESDDPTTTLALGSAGLHSLLVAVRQGITGRS
- a CDS encoding helix-turn-helix domain-containing protein; protein product: MPPRPSATVRQQRLGAEMRKLRERAGLNSREAGQKLGIDPARISNIESGRFGVSADRVRAFAHGYECCDESYIDALAAMTAGRSRNWWDDYRDLLPPVLLDLSEMEEHAKALRTVQFTHLPGLLQTADYARLVFQQNVPSLPPPKIEHRLSHRIKRQGILYGDSPTQYAGIIHEAALRMRFGGPNVMRDQLAHIAQMSERENVTVLVLPFSAGIFPGAGQTVVIAHGPHPQLDTVQLDTEHGSEFLHAEAQLEKYRTIMGRMEQLSLTAPESRDFIHGLIADLQKDPS
- a CDS encoding ATP-binding protein, with protein sequence MTELALHHLADSPLDGDWEYALRIPNSLLGPGIVRAHVRAVLTRYQVSSGVLDNAQLVASELVTNSLSCTRDSVAVRLTRTDGRLRLSVWDSSPYPPPRPPGAGPDDESGRGLWLTRACADDWGHHLVINGRRDGGGKEVWAEWRAPSPDFAL